The genome window TTTTTACTGGTGTTTTGTAGAGTGATATCACCATACTCTACAGTGCCCGTTGCATTGGAATTCAAACCAGCAATAATTCTTAATAAACTGGTTTTACCCGAGCCCGAATGACCTAAAATACCAGTAATTCCGGTAAGTGGGATTTGCTCTTCGCTGATCAAGTTGAAATCATCATACTCTAAGCGGATGTTAAGGGCGATGCTCATTACATGCTCCTAACTTTTATCGATTTTTCAGATTTAAAATTAAGCAAATAAACCAATGCCAGCATTACTATAGAGCCAATTAGCAGACTTGCTGCTAACCAGTGTGCAGTGTTGTAATTCATCGCTTCAACTTGATCAAATAGGGCGATAGACAATACGCGCGTTTCGCCGGGGATATTTCCACCAATCATTAGTACCACACCAAATTCACCAACTGTATGAGCAAACCCCAAGCTGGCTGCAGTAATAAAACTTGCCTTGGTCATCGGCAGAGTAATGTTGAAAAAACGATCAAAAGGACCCGCGCTGAGCATGGCTCCTGCTTCGTTTAAGTTATCACCAAGCTGTTCAAACGCCTTTTGTAATGGCTGCACTACAAAAGGAAGGGAGTAAATAATTGATCCAATTAATATGCCAGTAAAACTAAATGCGAGAGAGGTACCGGTAAGGTCTTGAATGAATTTACCTGGACCATTGGCAGGTGAAAATAATAATAATAAGTAAAACCCCAGTACCGTCGGCGGTAATACTAATGGTAATGCAACTATTGCTTCAATAAGTACTTTAAAGCGAGTGGTAAGTCTACTTAAATACCAAGCTAGCGGTGTACCAATAATTAATAGAATAAGGGTTGTCAGCGCGGCAAGTTTTAATGTGGTAGCAAGAGCTAGCCATTCATTGGCGTTTTCCATGCTAAATACTTACCACAGCTATTTCAGTATCATTAAGCTCATCACTTGGTTTTGGTTCTTGTGGTTTAGGCTCTTGTTGATCAGGGATAGTAATTGCTGGTAGGTAACCGGTTTTGGTAATGATTTTTTGCGCGCTGTTAGTTAATAAAAACTCGAAAAATTGTGTCGCTAAACTAATATTTTCAGCATGTTTTAAAACGACCATTTGTTGCTCTAATTCATGATGTAATGAGTTGTCGATAAGCACGCCATGGCCAACTTTAGAGTTTAATAATTGACTGTAAGAAATAAAACCATAGCTTACCGCACCGCTAAGTATTTGCTGATAGGTTTGATTAATGTTATTGCCTACAATTAATTTCTGATGATATTTAGACCATAAATTCAATGAGATTAATGTTTCTTTTGCCGCTAAACCGTAGGGAGCAATGTGTGGCCCTGCTGCGGCAATTCGGCCATCATAGTTTTTTAAATCATCTAGGCTGATGTTTTTATCACTGGTTGCCGACCATAAGGCTAATTGGCCAATGGCATAAGTTTTGCGATATTTTTCGTGAATAAGGCCTTGTTCTTCCAACAATTGCGGGCGGCGAAGATCGGCCGCTAAAAAGATATCAAACGGTGCGCCATGACGAATTTGTTGGTATAAAACCCCTGTTGAAGCAACAGAAATTTGTTCGGTAAATGGATGTTTTTTTTTAAATTCTTTGACTAATTCTGCCACTGGAGTGGCAAAGTTTGCAGAAACCGCAATTTTCAGTTTTTCAGCATTCGTGGTAAATGTTGTAAAACACAGTATTAAGCAGGAAAGGAGAACACGAGTTGTTACCACTTATCAGCCTCTTTTTTATCATTAGTTTTTGCTTCTACCCAACGTTCTCCTTGTTCGGTCAGCTCTTTTTTCCAAAACGGTGCGCTTACTTTTAAATAATCCATAATAAATTCGGCAGCCATAAATGCATCTTGTCGATGTTTACTGGTTACTCCAACAAAAACAATTTTTTCACCTAAAGCTAATTGCCCATAACGGTGAATTATACTGATGTTACCCAATTGCCAACGCTGCCTGGCTTGTTTAGAAATATCTTCCAGGCAGTGTTCAGTCATACCTGGATAGTGCTCTAGAAATAAGTGCTCTACTTGGCAACCATCATTTTGATTGCGAACTCGACCGACAAAAGTGACAACAGCGCCATCGGTAATGTTATTAGCTTCTAAGATATCAACTTCTGCTGCAAAATCAAAGTCTTCTTGCTGTACCTTGATGCTGTTAATAACCATATTAACCACCCGTTACTGGTGGAAAGAATGCCACCGTATCGTTGTTGTTAAGCAAAGCATCATCGTTAACCATTTGTTGGTTTAAAGCGGATAACAATGTAGATGAACTAAATACGGCTTGCCATTGTTCTCCTTTGGCAATTAGCAAAGCTTTGATATCACTAATGCTGTTTTGATCTTTTGCTAAGCTCAGCGTTAATTCTGCGCAATCGAGTTGTTCTCTAATTGCTGCAAAAAAGATAATGTTAACATTCATATATTCTATCCTACGCGGTCCAATGTCCGCTTTTGCCACCTTGTTTTTCTAATACTTTTATATCAGAAATAATCATTGATGGATCAACCGCTTTACACATATCAAATAAAGTTAACGCGGCAACGCTTACCGCGGTTAATGCTTCCATTTCTACACCCGTTTGACCAGTAAGTTTACACATGCTGCTGATTTTAACTTGGTTATTGCTAGCTATAACTTCAAAGTCTACTTGCACTTTTGACAGCATTAACGGGTGACAAAGCGGTATTAAGTCACTGCATTTCTTTGCTGCTTGTATGCCAGCTATGCGAGCAACAGCGAATACATCACCTTTAGCGTGCTTGCCGGTAGAGATTAACTCGAGAGTTTTAGCGCTCATGGTGACAAAACCTTGAGCAGTTGCCACTCTTACCGATGCCGGCTTGGCACTAACATCGACCATGTTGGCTTCACCTTGGGCATTTAAATGGGTTAAATCACTCATCTATTAGCCTCTGCTTTCACAAGCTTCTGCCAAGTTTAGATGTGGCACAAAATTACATGGTCTATGACTGGCGTCTAACTGTTCTTTGATCACTTTGTCCCAGGCAGTTTTACAAGCATTAGTAGAGCCTGGTACGCAGCAGATAACCGTTCTATTGGCCATACCGGCAAAAGCTCTAGATTGAATTGTTGAGGTGCCAATTTCGTCATAAGAAACGCTGCGAAATATCTCGCCGAAGCCTTCAACCTGTTTATCAAACAGTGGCATGATAGCTTCTGGGGTATTATCTCTTGCAGTAAAGCCAGTACCACCTGTAGATACAACAGCATGAATGCTGTCATCGGCAATCCACTTAGACATAATTGCCCGAAGTTGGTAAACATCATCAATGACAATAGCTTTGTCTGCTAGCGTATGTCCGGCTTCAACTACACGCTGTGCTAATGCCTGACCAGAAGTATCGTTTTCTTCGGTGCGAGTATCGGAAACGGTTAATACTGCAATGTTTAACGGAACAAATGTTGCTCCACCGTGTTTTGACATGATTAGATCCTGCTTTTAAATTCTTTATTTATGATTTCTTTATTGACTGAGTCGTTAATACGTTTTTTAGCTTGCTGCCATTCATCTGGGGTATTGGTATTAACCAGCACTTGTCGATCATTCTGTTCAATACTCAGGGCGTTCGCTAACTTAAATACCTGCTTAAACGATGGACCTTTCCCTGTTGTTAAAAAGCGAGGGCTGGTAAATTCTTCGTCTAAAAACTGGCTGAGAACAGCGTTTACCGGAATATAGGCAGGTAATGAGCATTTACTATAATGACAAGCCTTGTTAGCCAATGAGCCTTTTAGTTTTAACTCTTGCAAATGCTGGGCACTAATAAATGGCATATCTATGGGTAAAACAAGAACAGAGCGAGGCTGGTATTTTTTAATTAACGCATGAATACCGGCTAATGGACCTCCCTGAACAACTAAGTCGGCAATACCGCCACTGTTGCTGCCTGAGATCTCAATTTTATCTAAGTGACATTGCTGCAAAAGTGATTGGCAATGGTTCAACATGGTGTCATTTTTTAAGGTTAAAAACGCTTTGTTCTCACCCATGCGACTCGATTGACCACCCGCGAGTATTATTCCTAAACAGTCGATCATCTTAACCACCTAACATTGATAAATGCTTAGTTGCTCCGGTAAAGCCTTCATTTAAGAAATGCGTAGCTTGTTTATCATTAAGCAAACTCATGATACGCCTTTGTAGCGGAAGTGGATCGTCTATCTGTAATTGTTCTTTTAATGATAATCCTTCATCGGCAAACAAACATAGGTGTAACTTGCCTAATGAACTTACACGTAAACGATTACAAGTATCACAAAAGTCTTTTGCATAAGGCATGATCAAACCAATAGTCCCTTGGTAATCAGGGTGTGCATAAACTTCTGCAGGGCCTGCCGCTTTATGACGAATTGTTGGCAGCCAGCCGTTAGCCAGCAATTGGTTTTTTATGTGCTGACCACTAACGTGTTGCTGTTGATAAAAATCTTTATTGTCGCCGGTTTGCATCAATTCAATAAAACGCAAACTTACTGGTTTATCTTTTACATAATTGAAAAAGCTATTGATATCATGAGCATTATATTCGCGCATTAACACAGTATTAATTTTTATATTGGTAAAGCCTGAACTCAGGCCATTATCAATACCGGATAGAATTTCATCGAGTTTGTCTTTGCCCGTTATCGCTTGAAACTGGCGCGGATCGAACGAATCAATACTAACGTTTAACGCATCAAGACCCGAATCTACCCAAGTAGGTAAATGCTCAGCTAATTTAAAACCGTTTGAAGTAATAGCAACAGTCTTAATGCCATTAGTTTGTTTACAGGCTTGAATAATGTCAGGTAAGTCTTTACGCAACGCCGGTTCGCCACCAGTTATACGAATTTTTTCGGTACCCATGCTAGCAAATCCCGCAGCTAGACGTTTGATTTCTGCAAGCGAGAGAAAGTCGCGATCGTGATCGCATTCATAACCGTCGGGTAGGCAATAGTTGCAACGAAAGTTGCATACATCAGTAATAGATAGCCTCAGGTAATAAAACCTGCGGCCAAAGTTGTCTTGTAACATGTTCACCTTTCCAATGTCGGGAGGCTAGAAAGTTTCCTTGCTAACCCTGGTGGCAAATACTTAATTGTATTTGTGCCACGGCTCAATGTTCATTCATGCATTGCATGGGCAGAACATAGAGCTCGGCGATAAATATCAATAGGTTTATTGATATTAACTAACCTAAACATACCACTTTTAGAGCAAATTTTCCAAAAAACAATTCCACTATTTGAAATATCTACTAACTTAATGGTTATATTATAGTAAGTATTTATTAAAAATTAGCCGTTACCATGAACCAAACTTTTGTCGTATCGGTTGCATAATCGTCAGAAGAGTAACTTGCAGCTTTTAATAAACCAGATACTTGCTTGTTAAATTTATACCCTGCAGCAATGTTAATTTCGCTGCCGTATTCATCGTTACCTTCATCAGCTTCATAAATGTGGTATGCCGCAGATAAACCAACAGGACCAACTTTAGTTGCCGCTTTTAAATAAGTATCAACAATACCGTCAGCTGGAGTGCCTAAGAACTTATCAGCAAAACCTTGGAATTTATGTAGGGTTGCAAGCGGAGTAGAAAATGCAACGTTGCCATCATCGCTACCTAATACTTCATAACCACCACCAACACTAAAGCTTTTGAATTTCGCCATAGCTTCTAAAACCATATAACTCGCTTCAAAACTTGTTGGGTTATCCCCAGCATCTTCCTGGTTAGCAAAACCTGCTTTAACAGCTAAGCCTGTGCCACCAAGGTCGAATTTACCATTATAGGTAGCCCCTATAGTGTTGCTAGAAGTACCAGCTGCAGCGCCATCAAACTCAAGACTATAGTTGAAAACCGTTAAAGCATGTTGCTTGTTGAATGCATACTTAGCGTTTACTAAAATTACATCACCATGTAAGTCAGATTTTTCGCTGTCTTCACCAAAAATACGGTTCACGTTATATACATAACTGGCGTCAAGTGTAAGGCCATCGATAGGTTTAGCCTGTAAACGATAACCATCGTAAGTTTGTTCATTTTGACGCCATGCTACACCACCAACAAAACGTTGATCGTCTAGTACAATGCGTTGGCGACCGGCAGTTGCTGTAAGCATGTCATTTGAGTATTGCAAATAAGCTTGATTAACTTCACTACCTTCAGGATCAGCAACCGTTGGGTAATCTGTTTTACCATTAACCGTTGAGTTATAGCTGTCATTGCCTATAGCCGTTACATCATCAACTTCTACTTTAGCGCTGAAATTAGAAACTTTTCCTGTAGTTACCGTTAAACGACTTTTAAGTGTTGATGCCATTGCATCTTCGCTTACACCATCTTGATCAACAGTTTCTACGCGATAACGTAAAGATACATCAACTTTTGAATCTTTTACTGCTTTAGATACATCTTCACCAATATTGGCTGATACATTAAAGCTGCTCGCCACTGCTAATGATAAAAGGCTAAGCTTGATTGTGTGAGTTAAATTTTTGTTCATAGTTTGCTTGTTCATTTTATTATCCTTACGGGCTTATCTTCTAAGAGTTAATGCCCAGATTTAATGTCAATTGACTAAAGTTGTATTGTAATTTTAATGGGGTAATGATCGGCTAAAAATTGAAGCAAAACATTGATTGAAATCATAGTTTGTGATTTTTTGTAAACAATTATTGAAAAAATGTTTGGAATTTTATGAGTATAGATTAGGATTGATGAAAATACTTTAAATGGTTCACTATTTTATGTCTGATTGTTGCTCTGCTCCCGGATTAATGCCTTTTGAAACTGCCTTGGGGCAGTTACTTGATAACGTACAAGCTCCTAGAAAAACTCAACTTATTGCAATTGAAGATTGTTTAGACCGAGTGTCAGCTAAAACGATTATCTCTCCTATTTTTGTACCGCCGAATGATAATTCTGCAATGGATGGTTATGCATTTTCTTTTGCATCGATTAATGAAATTTCTAATACTGAATTAGAAATCGTTGGCCGTTCTTTTGCCGGAGAGCCTTTTACCGCGAGTACTAAAATAGGGCAATGTATTCGTATTATGACCGGCGCGAAAATGCCTGATTGTTGCGACAGTGTGGTAATGCAAGAAAATACCAAAGTTGTTGATGGCAAACTTACTTTTACAACGTTACCAACAGCAAGCGGTAGTAATGTGCGCAATAAAGGTGAAGATATTAGTGTTGGCCAACAAGTGTTTGAGCAAGGGCATAAATTTGCTGCCATTGATATTGGTTTATTGGCTTCTTTAGGCGTGGCTAACGTTGAAGTATATGCACCAGTGACAGTCGCTTTATTATCAACTGGTGATGAACTTCGCCGCCCAGGAGAATGTTTAGGGGATGGTGACATATTTGAAAGTAATCGCTATGCGTTAAACGCGCTGTTACAACGCTTGAATGTTAATGTAATAGATCTAGGTATTATTCGCGATGATAAACAAGCCATACGAGAAGCATTTATTAAAGCGGATAAAGAAGCTGATGTTGTTATATCAAGTGGCGGCGTTTCAGTAGGTGAAGCTGATTACACTAAAGATATTTTAACTGAACTGGGAGAAGTCGGCTTTTGGAAAATAGCAATGAAGCCTGGCAAGCCCTTTGCCTTTGGTAAGCTCCCTAATAGTGTATTTTTTGGATTACCAGGTAACCCTGTTTCAGCTTTAGTTACGTTTTATAAGTTGGCTATTCCGGGTATTGAGAAAATGCAAGGTATGCCATTTAAACAGGCGGCAAAATTTGCTGCAATTACCACTACTAGGCTGAAAAAATCACCAGGCCGAATGGATTTTCAACGGGCAATTTTTACTTATGATGAGCAAGGTGTTGCTCGAGTTACATCAACTGGAACCCAAGGTTCAGGCGTGTTATCTAGTTTAGGTAAAGCCAACTGTTTTATCGTGTTAGAAGAAGAACAGGGTAATGTTGAGCAAGGTGATACTGTATTTGTTGAACCATTTGATTTTGCATTTCAATAAATTGCTTTTTTTGCAACTTTGCCATTTATTAGCCAAACTATTAATACTAGTTAAAGTGTTAATCGTTTGTTTGGCTTAATTAAATTTGGAAATCCCATGAAATTCATCCCATTACTTGTTTGCTTATTTTTTTTAAATCCTACCTTTGCTGTAGCCCGTGACAAGCCGCAAGATTTTGCTGAACCATTAAGAATGTTTAGTAAGTTTATTGGTACTTGGGAGTCAGCTTTTGCAATGATGGATGGCAATCCCCACGTAGTGGATGTAGCTATTTGGGAAAGGGCTTTGAACGGTAAAGCTATACGATCATTACATTCCATTAATGACGGCATGTATGGCGGTGAAATGCTGATGTTTTGGGATAAAGAGCTTAATTCATTAGTTTTTTATTATTTTACTACTGCCGATTTTTATACCAAAGGAACCATTGAGGTTGTTAACGAAAACAGCTTCATAGCTTATGAAGATGTCAGTGGCTCTGATGATGGTATTAGCAAGGTTAAATCTACCAGCACTTTAGTTGATGGTAATATTAAAGTGACAACGGCTTATCTAAAGCATGGAAAATGGACTGAGCCAGAAGCAAGAACCTATACCCCAAGTACAAAAACGGTAAACTTTAAATAGACGGAATCATTGAAAATGAAATCTCCTTTAGTAATTGATTACTATACTGATATTTTATGTATTTGGGCCTGGATAGCACAACGGCGCATTGATGAATTAAATAATCAGCTTGGTGACAGTATTGAAATTCGTTATCACTACATGGACATTTTTGGCGATGTTGAAAATAAAATGACTCATCAGTGGGGAAAACGAGGCAAATACCAAGGGTTTGCTGAACATGTAAAGCATGCTGCTAGTCCATTTGATGATGCTATCGTCAGTGATGATATATGGCAACATGTGCAGCCGACAACATCTGCCAATGCACATTTATATATTAAAGCCGTTGAGTTGGCTTTTGATGCTAATGTCAGTAGTGATTTTGCTTTAGACATTCGTAAAGCTTTCTACATTAATACGCTCGATATATCGAATTTAAAAGTTTTAAGTGCTTTAGTGGTAGAACATAAGCTCGACTTAGAAGCCGTGCAATCGAAAATTGAAACTGGCCAGGCCATGGCAGCCTTAATGAATGATTACAAGTCAGCCAAAGATTTAGCGCTAAAGGGCAGCCCTTCATATATTATCGACAACGGCAGACAAGTACTGTTTGGTAACGTTGGTTTTCGAGTGTTATTGGCCAATGTAGAAGAGCGCCTAAAACGGCCGAGTAATGAAGCCAGTTGGTGTTAACAACAGCAATCAAAAAAATCAAAATTACCGCCCCATTAACTACTTTCTGAAACTCTATGGGGCCAGTTTGTGTCATAAACAGTCGTTTATTAAATTTGTGAATTTAGGGCGCTACTAATTTACATAACCCTACACGTAAAGTATGCCCATAATTTATCAATTACCTATGGTCTACACATTTTACATAGTGTTAGCGCGATAAGACTTATTCACCACTTCTAATGAAATATTATTGTTTCTATTCTGACCAACAATGCGATTAATTTTTAATTGTTTATTTCGTACAAAATCAATGAATAATTTGCTGTAACTTGGAAGTATATTTGCAATCGTATTATCGTGAGCTACTTCCAAGAAGTCTGACTGATATATTGTTCCGCTTTGTTTAAAATATGCAAAACTTTGGCGCTTTGAGCGTGAGTTTTCTAAAACGTAAAAGTGAACACCATCAATCGCTTGCTCATGGCTAATTGTTTCAAACGTAAATTTTTCAATTTTCTTTGCGAAACGAGGGTATGCTTTTATTGCTTTAATCGTATAAATATCAGCATAAATTTTAATGCCTTGTTCTACATACGGTAATAGGCCTGCTATATGCTCACTATATGGATGAGTGACAAAAACTCCATGTATTGATTTGTTTGGAAACTTTTTATTGATTATTTCGAGTGTTGCTTTAGATAAATTACTATTCGAAGGTGCTCCAAAAATCATAATGTTGTCACCATTAACTTTGAACAAAGTATTTGTTTTTGCTGACGCATCCGTAACTAAATAAAGGTCTTGTGATATTTTTGTTGAAGCAAGTGTTAGATTTCTTTTCGGAAGTGTTTTTTGATAGGTATTTGGTATAGTTAACTTTTCTGGCTCTATTTGCTCAATAACATCAAATTTCTCTATTAGAGTAATAAAGCTAGGAATAGAATCTCCATTGTAGTGCTTAATCAATGAGTGAGCAAAATGGAAACCGTTACTTGTTTGGTAATCGCTATAAAGGTAAATTCGCTTTCTAGCTCTATTATTAATTGATTCTAGTTGCAATGGAGCTGTATTAAAAACATATTCCATGACTTTATTATCAGAGTATTGATGAGTTAACGTGACTCTTCCCGACTCTTTGTCTAATTGGTAGTCAACTTTCCCATTTATATCAGTTTCTTGTAACAATGGTCTAACAGCAAAAAAATCCAAATTCATAAAAGTCAGATTTTTAAACCGAGTAAAGCTATTCATGTTCTGCTCAATGGCTCTTTTACCTAAAGAAATTCCATTACGTTCATATCGCACACTTTCTTCACCATTTTGAAAATGGACTTCATCAAAATACAAGCCACCTGTGTAGTGGTGTACGACATTTTGATAGTAATACTGTTTTTCTAAATCAATATCTGTAACCTTAAAAGCCTTATATCGACTGGGAGCTTCGAAATCCCATGATTGATAAGGTTCACTCCTGCCTAAGTAGCTATGTGTTAGTGAAAAAGCTTTAATTGATGAAGTTTGTTTGTAGTGCTTATTGAGCAGTTCAATAAATGGTATTGCATCATTGATGTGCGTACTTGAAGCAAAGGCTACATGAGATAAAGCAAGTAAAACCGTAATGATATAAATTCTCATAATAAATCCTTTTTAAATTCGTGCGAGTTTGTTTAGAAAGACCTAAAAAATTTAATTGAAACATCTTTCCACACAGTCTGTATAAAAGTCAACGACACTCTTTTTTTTAATTTTATTATCAAGTGCTTACAACTTTTTTACTAACTAAGTCTTTTCAAAAATACAAGTTACTAAATTTATGTGGTTCAGCGCAAAACAAATACTCGACTATTGCTAAAATAAGCCTTAGATATTTAAGGCACTTGAGCGTCTGTTGAACTCACAGCGAGCAGCGGTCGTTGAACGCACAGCTCGAAACAGTCTTTATTAAAAATCGGATTTACTTACCTTTTAAACTAAGCCAAAAACAAGAAAAAGAAATAAGAAACCAATAGTATGTGCATTAAACACCATGTGATAGATGATATCCTCAGATTGCATTGCAGATTCTTTAATTATTTTGATGCTTTCAATATCAGATATTTCGATTTTTAGTTCTTTACGAGTTTTGCTTTTATCGATTGCTTTGGTGTTTGATATATGTTCAGAAGTTACTTCTCTAACCCAAAGCTCTATAACCTCTCCATCAACTCTTGTAATGCTAACTTTATTACCAGCTTTAACGGAATCAATAATGATATTTGTGAATTGAGTATTGTTTATTTTACCGCGCTTAAATGTTGGTTTATTGCCGTTAGTAGCACACCCAGCTATTAGCGTTAAGGCTATTAATAATATTAAATGTATATAAAGTGCATGTTTCATAAGTTATGATTTTCATAAGGGCAGTAGTATTACTTTAGTTCATTTCATAGATAAGGGTAGCCTCAGATATTGAAGGGGTATTTAGGTATTCCTATTTCCGCTATTGGCACAAAGGAGCCGAAATAATGGATTCCCGCCTTCGCGGGAATGACGGTGTTTTAGCACATTCAATAGATCCTGAAACAAGTTCAGGAAGTCGAGATTTTTATGTTATCAATGCACTTAATGAGGTCCCGATGTGGCTTGTTCTCCTCGAGGATGGTGTTCATAGAAGCACTAATATCGTGATGCCAAGGATGGCAAAGAGCGATGACGGTGTACTTTCTCTACTTCTCCTTGTGGCAATTTGCATTCCTTCTCCATGAAGTAAAAAAAAGGGCTAACTTCATAAAGTTAACCCTTTTAAATTGCTCTAGTTTCTAGTTTCTAGTTTCTAGCTTACCAACCTTCAACGCCTTCCATATCCGGCAGCTCATGAGCAATACCTTTATGACAATCGATACAGGTTTTTTCACCACTAGCTAACGAGGTAGAATGCTGTTCTTCAGCCCGAGTGCTTTGTGCAGTAAAGTCCATGTAGTCAAAGTTGTGACAGTTTCGACATTCGAGCGAGTCATTGGCCTTTAACCGTGTCCATTCATTTTCAGCTAAATGACGGCGCTTACCTTCAAATTTTTCACGGGTATTAATAGTGCCGAATA of Thalassotalea fonticola contains these proteins:
- the moaB gene encoding molybdenum cofactor biosynthesis protein B; translated protein: MSKHGGATFVPLNIAVLTVSDTRTEENDTSGQALAQRVVEAGHTLADKAIVIDDVYQLRAIMSKWIADDSIHAVVSTGGTGFTARDNTPEAIMPLFDKQVEGFGEIFRSVSYDEIGTSTIQSRAFAGMANRTVICCVPGSTNACKTAWDKVIKEQLDASHRPCNFVPHLNLAEACESRG
- the modB gene encoding molybdate ABC transporter permease subunit, with translation MENANEWLALATTLKLAALTTLILLIIGTPLAWYLSRLTTRFKVLIEAIVALPLVLPPTVLGFYLLLLFSPANGPGKFIQDLTGTSLAFSFTGILIGSIIYSLPFVVQPLQKAFEQLGDNLNEAGAMLSAGPFDRFFNITLPMTKASFITAASLGFAHTVGEFGVVLMIGGNIPGETRVLSIALFDQVEAMNYNTAHWLAASLLIGSIVMLALVYLLNFKSEKSIKVRSM
- the moeA gene encoding molybdopterin molybdotransferase MoeA; its protein translation is MSDCCSAPGLMPFETALGQLLDNVQAPRKTQLIAIEDCLDRVSAKTIISPIFVPPNDNSAMDGYAFSFASINEISNTELEIVGRSFAGEPFTASTKIGQCIRIMTGAKMPDCCDSVVMQENTKVVDGKLTFTTLPTASGSNVRNKGEDISVGQQVFEQGHKFAAIDIGLLASLGVANVEVYAPVTVALLSTGDELRRPGECLGDGDIFESNRYALNALLQRLNVNVIDLGIIRDDKQAIREAFIKADKEADVVISSGGVSVGEADYTKDILTELGEVGFWKIAMKPGKPFAFGKLPNSVFFGLPGNPVSALVTFYKLAIPGIEKMQGMPFKQAAKFAAITTTRLKKSPGRMDFQRAIFTYDEQGVARVTSTGTQGSGVLSSLGKANCFIVLEEEQGNVEQGDTVFVEPFDFAFQ
- the moaA gene encoding GTP 3',8-cyclase MoaA produces the protein MLQDNFGRRFYYLRLSITDVCNFRCNYCLPDGYECDHDRDFLSLAEIKRLAAGFASMGTEKIRITGGEPALRKDLPDIIQACKQTNGIKTVAITSNGFKLAEHLPTWVDSGLDALNVSIDSFDPRQFQAITGKDKLDEILSGIDNGLSSGFTNIKINTVLMREYNAHDINSFFNYVKDKPVSLRFIELMQTGDNKDFYQQQHVSGQHIKNQLLANGWLPTIRHKAAGPAEVYAHPDYQGTIGLIMPYAKDFCDTCNRLRVSSLGKLHLCLFADEGLSLKEQLQIDDPLPLQRRIMSLLNDKQATHFLNEGFTGATKHLSMLGG
- a CDS encoding porin; amino-acid sequence: MNKQTMNKNLTHTIKLSLLSLAVASSFNVSANIGEDVSKAVKDSKVDVSLRYRVETVDQDGVSEDAMASTLKSRLTVTTGKVSNFSAKVEVDDVTAIGNDSYNSTVNGKTDYPTVADPEGSEVNQAYLQYSNDMLTATAGRQRIVLDDQRFVGGVAWRQNEQTYDGYRLQAKPIDGLTLDASYVYNVNRIFGEDSEKSDLHGDVILVNAKYAFNKQHALTVFNYSLEFDGAAAGTSSNTIGATYNGKFDLGGTGLAVKAGFANQEDAGDNPTSFEASYMVLEAMAKFKSFSVGGGYEVLGSDDGNVAFSTPLATLHKFQGFADKFLGTPADGIVDTYLKAATKVGPVGLSAAYHIYEADEGNDEYGSEINIAAGYKFNKQVSGLLKAASYSSDDYATDTTKVWFMVTANF
- the modA gene encoding molybdate ABC transporter substrate-binding protein; the protein is MVTTRVLLSCLILCFTTFTTNAEKLKIAVSANFATPVAELVKEFKKKHPFTEQISVASTGVLYQQIRHGAPFDIFLAADLRRPQLLEEQGLIHEKYRKTYAIGQLALWSATSDKNISLDDLKNYDGRIAAAGPHIAPYGLAAKETLISLNLWSKYHQKLIVGNNINQTYQQILSGAVSYGFISYSQLLNSKVGHGVLIDNSLHHELEQQMVVLKHAENISLATQFFEFLLTNSAQKIITKTGYLPAITIPDQQEPKPQEPKPSDELNDTEIAVVSI
- the moaE gene encoding molybdopterin synthase catalytic subunit MoaE, translating into MVINSIKVQQEDFDFAAEVDILEANNITDGAVVTFVGRVRNQNDGCQVEHLFLEHYPGMTEHCLEDISKQARQRWQLGNISIIHRYGQLALGEKIVFVGVTSKHRQDAFMAAEFIMDYLKVSAPFWKKELTEQGERWVEAKTNDKKEADKW
- the moaD gene encoding molybdopterin converting factor subunit 1 — translated: MNVNIIFFAAIREQLDCAELTLSLAKDQNSISDIKALLIAKGEQWQAVFSSSTLLSALNQQMVNDDALLNNNDTVAFFPPVTGG
- a CDS encoding molybdenum cofactor guanylyltransferase, whose product is MIDCLGIILAGGQSSRMGENKAFLTLKNDTMLNHCQSLLQQCHLDKIEISGSNSGGIADLVVQGGPLAGIHALIKKYQPRSVLVLPIDMPFISAQHLQELKLKGSLANKACHYSKCSLPAYIPVNAVLSQFLDEEFTSPRFLTTGKGPSFKQVFKLANALSIEQNDRQVLVNTNTPDEWQQAKKRINDSVNKEIINKEFKSRI
- a CDS encoding DsbA family oxidoreductase, whose amino-acid sequence is MKSPLVIDYYTDILCIWAWIAQRRIDELNNQLGDSIEIRYHYMDIFGDVENKMTHQWGKRGKYQGFAEHVKHAASPFDDAIVSDDIWQHVQPTTSANAHLYIKAVELAFDANVSSDFALDIRKAFYINTLDISNLKVLSALVVEHKLDLEAVQSKIETGQAMAALMNDYKSAKDLALKGSPSYIIDNGRQVLFGNVGFRVLLANVEERLKRPSNEASWC
- the moaC gene encoding cyclic pyranopterin monophosphate synthase MoaC, with translation MSDLTHLNAQGEANMVDVSAKPASVRVATAQGFVTMSAKTLELISTGKHAKGDVFAVARIAGIQAAKKCSDLIPLCHPLMLSKVQVDFEVIASNNQVKISSMCKLTGQTGVEMEALTAVSVAALTLFDMCKAVDPSMIISDIKVLEKQGGKSGHWTA